GAATTTCATAAAACTATTAAGGATAATATTGGAAGGGTCAGTTCTATATATAATCTTCTTGAACGAATTGGAACTGATGAAAAGAGCAATGGAAGATTTGCAGACAACTCTTCTTAAAAGACTTATGAGATGATGCTTGATAAGATGGCGAGTAAGGAAGCTTCTTCGTTTTCGTCCATGTTGGTGTCATACACAGATGAGAATGCAAGTATTCCTAATGATGCATTCATCAATTCTTATGATCAAGCATCGACCACGGATTTGGATGCAAATACGTTTGGCTTcaatgatgaattactgaatactaGTCAAACATCTCTGTGAAAATGAATTCATGAATACTAGTCAAACAAATGAAAAACACTAAAtcgtttttttttattgaaattgTATGGTATTTTATTAAAAACACTAAATTCCCCACTACCTTCATCCGATATTACTTATCCCAGTGATGAAAAAAGTTGTTTTTTTtactaaatccgcggttaatctgcAACCGGACCGTACAATCTGCTGATCCGCAGAagtcaaatccgcgggtgattgggccggtcacggttcaatttttcaaatccgcaactttgacggtttggttgcgggtgacccctaaccCGCAACCGTCCTTCCGTTGCAAACCCCTAACAGCAATGCAATGGTctaaaaaaagaagagaagaacagcAGAGATTAATCAATAACATAAACATGGAGAATTTTCCCAACGAAATCATAGAAAACATACTTTTACGATTGCCAGGCGAGGTAGCTTTACAGGCCAGACGTGTATGCACAACTTGGAAAGCTCTACTCCGCAACTATAAATCGCGTAAGCCTGGTTTCCTTGTCGCTGTCTCTCTTGGTGATAAAGGTAGGTTTAGACAAGAATTTTACTATGAAGATGAGCATGATCATTACCAGCatgcaaaaataaattattacttcACTGACAAGACACTATCGAAAATAGAACATCACAGATCTAATGCGAAAATCGACTGGCAGATAAAGGATATCATCATAGGGTCTTGCAATGGATTGGCTTGTTTTAGCAAAGCTAAGAAAGATGTTGTAGGCAGAGTTCCTTTTCTAATCTGCAACCCTTTGACTGGAGAACCAGTCTTACTTCCATACTGTGATTACCTTGAATTGTATCGGGATATATTAACCCCATGGTTTCCCATTAGACGTAGTTTAACAAGTGGATTTGGCTATTGCCCCTTAACTGATGATTACAAGGTTGTTCATTTATATACTGTTGGAGGCGGCCATGAGTGGAGATTCATTGGATTTATCGGCCATCACGTAGACGCTTATTCTGCATGTGTCTATGCAAATGGAGCACTTTACTGGTTGCCCCCCGATAAATATGATATTGTGGCCTTTGATTTGGAAGGTGAGAAGTTTCATTCGGTCCCATTGCCATTTTATGAAGATTTTGTATACGCAAATCCTTCCCTCCTTGATCGACCTAAATTGCTTGGAGGGAATAATAATTTGTATCTGTCTTTTGCGAGCTTCACAACTTCTGACGCTTACCGCACGGACATATGGGTATACAAGAGAGATGATATTAATACTGGAGGCACGAAAGAGTGTAATTTGAAACTGAACGACCACAACGAAAGTTCGTCATTCTGGGTTGAGGAGTTTAGTATACCACATCAGAGGAATGATAATtcacattattattattatgagccATTTGCAATCAC
This portion of the Papaver somniferum cultivar HN1 chromosome 11, ASM357369v1, whole genome shotgun sequence genome encodes:
- the LOC113324097 gene encoding putative F-box protein At2g02030, which gives rise to MENFPNEIIENILLRLPGEVALQARRVCTTWKALLRNYKSRKPGFLVAVSLGDKGRFRQEFYYEDEHDHYQHAKINYYFTDKTLSKIEHHRSNAKIDWQIKDIIIGSCNGLACFSKAKKDVVGRVPFLICNPLTGEPVLLPYCDYLELYRDILTPWFPIRRSLTSGFGYCPLTDDYKVVHLYTVGGGHEWRFIGFIGHHVDAYSACVYANGALYWLPPDKYDIVAFDLEGEKFHSVPLPFYEDFVYANPSLLDRPKLLGGNNNLYLSFASFTTSDAYRTDIWVYKRDDINTGGTKECNLKLNDHNESSSFWVEEFSIPHQRNDNSHYYYYEPFAITKHNEVLLWSCRSIPSRTRLYCYDPRIATLKILWDDNAKCGEYIAASPHTHSLVSLKYLGETDVIYLKI